A portion of the Lolium rigidum isolate FL_2022 chromosome 1, APGP_CSIRO_Lrig_0.1, whole genome shotgun sequence genome contains these proteins:
- the LOC124697701 gene encoding uncharacterized protein LOC124697701 has product MENGSVLVLDHDPVSLLAISDTLAKFNFKVLPFQAAEEALDSLERGVVKGQELDLVVAEVHPANTANETLVVFHQILEAFGVPFVTMCAYDDVEAVSERMTLGSCFNVLKPFGTETVNILLHKARQHKSKRVLPEGTSIPKKTQGRMDSSSAKNHRSETEGEEPYVFKAHSSKKLCRFTWTSKLHERFLRAVQVLGEFATPRNIRRYMNVNNLNLTLGNISSHLQKHRLREQKAKQKKEEPKKYAGIKKLSNLITSSHKEATPEPINHLMTTQRQITHGVASATWDKYPGNPWAQVEERSPEEVFKTCTCRAAVSKRPAMSVWDKYEESLQCSGESPPRRISLTYQPKALSLKSKAVDGYGGIAYVSPIVAGETGYGAPASVPLESSDQDSMITSLLQQLKDTSHTEAAVNNVNLVGLQACCYTMNQVHTAVNVHKDTINQVRTTVAPLGNTMNGVHAAVMVADGLVNLGSNDLLDGTGSSHSTAEKTPSDSVCSWEETEAFLMSLLEGEEQEGIGPGDLPPVDDAWKQMLQPVNVDVAPVAQTGDAPAAAQEPSTGNVLAYDSEFSIGDVLVWSPQFAGDLCHVPF; this is encoded by the exons ATGGAAAATGGTTCAGTTTTAGTTCTTGATCATGATCCGGTATCCCTGTTGGCCATCTCCGACACACTTGCGAAATTCAACTTCAAAG TTCTGCCCTTCCAAGCAGCAGAAGAAGCCCTCGATTCCCTTGAAAGGGGGGTTGTTAAGGGTCAGGAGCTTGATTTGGTGGTAGCGGAAGTTCATCCTGCCAATACAGCGAATGAAACTTTGGTGGTGTTTCACCAGATTCTGGAGGCATTCGGAGTGCCTTTCGTCA CAATGTGTGCTTATGATGATGTAGAGGCAGTCTCTGAACGTATGACCCTAGGATCATGCTTCAATGTGCTTAAGCCGTTTGGCACCGAAACCGTCAACATTCTGTTGCACAAAGCACGGCAACACAAATCTAAAAGGGTGCTACCTGAGGGAACAAGCATTCCAAAGAAAACCCAAGGTAGAATGGATTCCTCATCTGCTAAAAATCACAGGTCTGAAACTGAGGGCGAAGAACCTTATGTGTTCAAAGCACATAGCTCAAAGAAGCTGTGTCGGTTCACGTGGACCAGTAAGCTCCATGAAAGGTTCTTGCGGGCTGTTCAAGTGCTTGGGGAGT TTGCTACGCCTAGAAACATTCGTCGGTACATGAATGTCAATAATTTGAATTTGACCTTGGGGAACATATCAAGCCATCTCCAG AAACATCGGCTGCGAGAGCAGAAGGCGAAGCAAAAAAAGGAGGAACCTAAAAAGTATGCCGGCATTAAAAAATTATCTAACCTGATTACATCATCTCACAAGGAAGCCACTCCTGAACCCATTAATCATCTGATGACCACACAGAGGCAGATCACACATGGGGTTGCCTCTGCTACCTGGGATAAGTACCCTGGAAATCCGTGGGCACAAGTGGAGGAACGTTCACCCGAAGAAGTTTTCAAGACCTGCACGTGCAGAGCTGCAGTTTCTAAACGCCCTGCCATGTCCGTGTGGGATAAGTACGAGGAGAGCCTGCAGTGCTCTGGTGAAAGCCCGCCGAGAAGGATTTCATTGACGTACCAACCGAAGGCGCTGTCTCTGAAGAGTAAAGCTGTTGACGGATATGGAGGAATTGCGTATGTATCCCCAATTGTTGCTGGTGAAACAGGTTATGGTGCACCAGCAAGCGTACCTCTGGAGAGCTCTGACCAGGACAGCATGATAACAAGCCTGCTTCAGCAACTGAAAGACACCAGTCATACTGAAGCTGCAGTCAATAATGTCAACCTGGTGGGCCTGCAGGCTTGTTGTTATACCATGAACCAGGTGCACACCGCAGTTAATGTACATAAAGATACTATTAACCAGGTGCGCACCACAGTTGCTCCGCTCGGAAATACCATGAATGGGGTGCACGCTGCAGTAATGGTCGCTGATGGTCTGGTGAATCTAGGGAGCAATGACCTGCTTGATGGTACAGGCAGTTCCCACTCCACTGCAGAGAAGACACCATCTGATTCAGTTTGTAGCTGGGAAGAAACGGAGGCATTTCTGATGAGCCTACTGGAAGGAGAAGAGCAGGAAGGCATTGGACCAGGCGACCTACCCCCGGTAGACGATGCTTGGAAACAGATGCTCCAGCCAGTGAACGTAGATGTTGCTCCCGTGGCTCAAACGGGTGATGCACCTGCTGCTGCTCAAGAACCCTCAACTGGCAATGTTCTGGCGTATGATTCTGAGTTTAGCATTGGTGATGTGCTGGTCTGGAGCCCTCAGTTTGCAGGTGACCTATGCCATGTGCCGTTCTAG